TGGTATTATATAATTTAAGGGGTTTATGGGTTTATTAAAAAGCTGAACCTCATAATGAACATGAACTCCTGTTGCTCTTCCTGTTGAACCCATTAAAGCAATTATTTCTCCCCTTTTAACACTTTGTCCAACCTGAACTAAAATTCTTGAATTGTGAGCATACTTTGTCTTAAATCCATTGCCGTGGTCAATCTCAACCGTGAGCCCATAACCCTCTTTCCACCCAGCAAAAACAACTCTTCCATTAGCAGTTGCCTGGACAGGAGATTGATAATTAGAAGAAATATCCACACCTTCATGAAGTTTTACCTTGCCTGTGAAGGGGTCTCTTCTGTATCCATATCCTGAAACTATCCATCCTGAACCTACAGGGGAAATAGAAGGCGTATGTTCAAGTTCTTTTTTCTTGTTCTCAACATAATTTTCCATCTCATTAATTTTCTTTTCAAACTCAGAGGCAAGATTTAACATATAATCAATTCTCTCTTCAAGAACCTTCTTTTCTTCACGAGGTAAAAGCTCTCCACCAATACCCATCTTTAATAAATCCTCTTCAAAAGGTTCAAGACCAGCATAGCTTCTTAATTTGTTTATTCTATCCACTAATTTTTCAATTTTACTTGTGAGAGAATCATTTTTAATTTTCATTATTTCAATTTTTTTAGAAAGAGTCTCATTTTCTTTTATGAGAAAATTGAGTTTATTTTTATCAATTTCGAAGTTAAAGAAATGGTAAAGTAAAACTGAATTAAGGATAAAAATTGAAAAGAAAGTGAATAGTAGAAACTTAATTAGAAAGGGACTAATAAAAACACTTCTAACTTTTCCATTACTCTCAGAGGGAATAATAGTAATTATAAATCCCTTTTTCATAATTTAAAATATAAAATAAAAAAAGAAGAAAAAGCAAAAAGATAAAAAAATTTGAAAAAGGGTCAAAAGGAATTGTATAATAAAACTTATAATATGGAAAAAATAACCCCAATGAGTTTTAAAACGGTGGAAAGGAAATGGCACCTTGTGGATGCCACAGGTCAAGTTCTTGGAAGAATGGCAACAAGGATTGCTCTTTTATTGATGGGAAAGAGAAAATCAGGGTATTCACCTCATCTTGATTTGGGAGATTTCGTGGTTGTTATTAATGCAGAAAAGGTAAAAGTAACTGGCAAAAAATTAAAAAATAAAATTTATTATCATCATTCAGGTTACCCTGGTGGATTAAAGCAAAGAACCTTTAAGGAATTACTTGAAAAACATCCAGAGAGAATAATAGAACTTGCAGTAAAGAGAATGTTACCCAAGAATAGGCTGGGAAGAAAGATGCTCAAAAGATTAAAAGTTTATAAGGGGCCAGAGCACCCCCATCAGGCACAAAAACCAGAGCCAATTGCATTAGAAAAATTAAAATAATATGAGTGAACTTATTTTAACTTCAGGTGGAAGGAAAACAGCGAGGGCGAGGTTAAGACTTCGCCCTGGTACAGGAAAAATATGGGTAAATGGAAAAAGACCCCTTGAATATTTTAAAAGAGAAGACCTTGTGATACACGCTTTCGAACCCCTAAAAGTTGTCCAAAAGGAAAAAGATTTTGATATTGCTGTAAAGGTTGAAGGTGGAGGCCTATCAGGACAAGCAGGAGCTATAAGGTTTGCTCTAAGCAGGGCTTTAGTAAAGTATAATGAAGGTTTCAGGGCTGTTTTAAAATCAAGGGGAATGTTAACAAGGGATTCAAGAATAAAAGAGAGGATGAAATATGGTCTCACCAAACGCAGGAGAGCTCATCAATACTCCAAACGTTAATATTAACATAGAAGAACTTTTACAGAACGGTGTCCATTTTGGACACAGGGTTTACAGATGGAATCCGAAAATGAAAGAATATATATACGGCAAAAAGGAAGGAATACACATTATAAATATTCACAAAACTCTCCAGAAATTAAAAGAAGCATTAGAATTTGTTGAAAAAAAGGGTTCTGAGGGAGCTATTCCACTATTTGTTTGCACAAAAAAACAGGGAAAAGAAATAGTTAAAGAATATGCGACAAAAGCAGGTGTTTATTATGTTGTTGAAAGGTGGCCAGGTGGTCTTTTAACAAATTTTGAAACAATTAAAACAAGAATTGAAAAAATGAGAGAAATTGAAAAGATGAAAGAAGACGGAAGGCTTGAGAAGTATCCTAAAAATGAAAAGCAAAAAATTTTAAAAGTATATGAAAAATTACATAAAAATCTTGGTGGTGTTAAAGATATGTTTGAACTGCCCCAGTTTTTATTTATTATAGACCCTGTTAAAGAGGAGTTAGCAGTAAAAGAAGCAAAAAAATTAAATATTCCTATTGTAGCACTTATTGATACAGACGGAAATCCTGAGATTATAGATTATCCTATCCCAGGAAACGATGATGCAATGAAATCAATAGAATATATAACAAGACTTATAACAGATGCTTATTTAAGAGGAAAGGCAAAATTAAAGGAGGAGGAATAAATGGCTGATATATCTCTTAATTTGATTAAAGAATTAAGAGAAAGAACCGGTGCAGGAGTTATGGATTGTAAAAAGGCTCTTCTTGAATCAAATGGTGATATTGAAAAAGCAGTTGAAATTTTAAGAAAAATAGGAATTGCAAAAGCAGAAAAAAAACTTGATAGGGAAGCAAAGGAAGGAATTATTGAGGCTTACATACACCCTGGTGCAAAACTCGGGGTTCTTGTTGAACTCAACTGTGAAACAGATTTTGTTGCAAAGAATGAAGAATTTATAAAATTAGCAAGAGAAATAGCAATGCAGATTGCTGCAATGAACCCGATTGCAGTAAAAAGAGAAAACATTCCTGTTGAAATAATTGAGAGAGAAAAGAAAATATATGAGGAGCAAGCAAGGGAAAGTGGAAAACCTGAAAACATAATTCAAAAAATAGTGGAAGGGAAAATGGAAAATTTTTATAAGGAAAAATGTCTTCTTGAACAGAGTTATATAAGGGATCCATCAATAACTGTCGGAGATTTAATTAAACAGTATATAACAAAATTTGGGGAAAATATAGTTGTTAAAAGATTTGCAAGATTCAGAATAGGTGAACAGTAAAAAAATAGACAAATTTGGAAAATAAAAGGATTTTATTAAAAATAAGTGGAGAAGTCTTAGGGGGAGGAAATTTTGGTCTTGATTCCGATTCTTTCCTTAAAGTTGCAGAAGAAATTAAAGAAATTCATGACCTTGGTTTTGAAATTGCAGTCGTTGTTGGAGGAGGAAACATAATAAGGGGAATTCAGAGTAAAAAACTGGGTATTGATAGAGCAACTGCTGATTATATGGGAATGGTTGCAACTCTTATAAATTCCCTTTACCTTCAAAGCATTCTTGAAAAAATGGGTAAAACAACAAGAGTTATGTCAGCAATTGAAATAAAACAGATTGCAGAACCCTATATAAGAAGAAGAGCAATAAGACACCTGGAAAAAGGAAGAATAGTAATATTTGCTTCTGGAACAGGAAATCCCTTTTTTTCAACAGATACAGCAGCTGCTTTAAGGGCAATTGAAATAGGAGCAAAATATTTTCTTAAAGGAACAAAAGTTGACGGAATTTATTCAGGTGACCCCATGAAAGATAAAAATGTTAAAAAGTATGATAGAATTGATTATGACACAATAATAAAAAATGACTTAAGAATACTTGATGCTTCTGCGGTTGCTCTATGCAAGGAAAATAATATTGAAATAATTGTTTTCAATATAACAAAGAGAGGAATGCTTAAAAAAGTTTTATTAGGTGAAAACCTCGGAACTCTGGTTACAAAATAATTTTTTTATAAGAACAATTCAGGGAGTTTTTGAAATAGTTTATTACTTTTATATAAAAACTATAAAATTCAAACAGATAGGAAATTTACCAGAGAAAAAAGCACTTTTCTGTTTCTGGCACAGAACTTTTTTCCCTCTAATTTACTTTTACAGAAATAAAAAAATAAGAATCTTAATATCAACTTCAAGGGATGGAGAACTTTTAATAAAACCCTTAAAAAAATTCGGATTTATCCCTGTAAGGGGTTCAAGTTCAAAACTGGGAGAAAAGGGGTTCAGGGAAATGATAAAAGCCTTAAAAAAGGAAAAACTTGCAGCAATCACTCCTGATGGACCAAAAGGACCAAGAGAGACTTTTAAAGAAGGGGCACTATTTATATCCTATCTCTCAAAAACCCCGATTTATCTTGTCGGAGTTGCCTTTAATAAAAAAATAGAACTTTCTTCTTGGGATAGATTTATGATTCCTTTACCCTTTTCAAGATGCACTGTGTATATTTCATCACCCATTTTTATTTATAATAAAAAAATGATAGATTCAGAACTTTTCACAAATCTTTTAAAAGAAGCAAATGATTTAGCACAAAAAAATTTAAAAAGGAGTCAACTATGAAAAATTGGAACCGAAATAGGAGGTGATTCAGGATGTGGGATATCGCAGAAAGAGTTTTTTCTTATAAGGAGAGTAAAGAGAATGCGCAGAAGTTTGTTTGCTGTAGCGATGATTGCTTTTTTATGTTTCATTCCTTCTTCTCTTTTTCGTTTGTAGTAGATGCGAAACATATTGGTATGGAGGATAGTACCCATTGTTATCTGCCAGAGGGTCCGTCGCAGATGTCGGTTGCCATGTTTGGAAATTTTGTATTGACCTTTGAACTTTCCAGATTCCTGGATAACTGGATCTATTCCACTTATGGCAATGACTTTTTTATAATTGGGCATAGCATTTATAGTAGGGATCTCGCTGATGAAACTCGCTGCGGTGAGTTCACCCATTCCTGGGATCGAGGTGAGTATTTTCATTTGTTCGGGGTAATTGTTTTTGGCCTCTTTAATGAGTTTTATTTTGAGACGGGAAAATTCTTCTTCCAGTTGGAAAAGTCTCCTTATAGAGCTTTTAAGTATCTCTTCCCGATTGGGGTCATCAATACTAATGGTATTATTACCAATTTCTATAATTTCTTCTGCAGTGAGTGGCAATTTGCGTCCTTTCTTTTGAGAAATTCTATTTATTATTATAGTGATCCTTTCTTCTCCCAGTTCTCTTGCGCATCTTGCAGAAGGGACTTCAAGGAGGAATTCAAGGAGTGTTTTAGTGAAGATATTGTATTTATGAGTCAGTTCAGTGAAGATATTAAATGTAATTTGTTTGATTTTGTTTTTAAGTTTAGCAATTTCTTGGGCGAGTTTTTCACATTCTCGTGCCAGAAGTTTTATGGTATCATAAGTGGTATCTTTTTTGATTTTGTCGGGGTTTCTGAGAAGATAGAGGGCGATTATTTTTGCCGAGATTTTATCAGTTTTAGTTTTTCTGAGGGTAGTGCTTTGGAGAAATTTTTTAATGAGCAAAGGGTTAATGAGTGTAACATTATAGTTTTTTTTATTCAAAAAGTGAAGGAGATTGATATGATAATTGCCGGTAGATTCCATCCCAATAGCAAGGTCTTGTGGGTTGCCCAGAGTATGGAGAAGAGAAAAGATTTCATTAAATCCTTCTTTATTTTGAGTGAATCTCTTTTGTTTGATAATTTTTTGTTCTGTGTCAATCACACACATGTCAATAGTATTAAGGGATACATCTATGCCAACAAAATATTTAGGCATGTTGTATCCTCCTTTTTTCCCGCTTTTTGCGGGTTAAAGATTGGAAACAGGATGCTTTCTCTCCCATCCTCCAGGGTGATTCGGGATCTATGTCCCAACCAACCTATTGGGGATGGAGAAAGCGAGGGACGGACTCCTTTACGGGCTCTTGGCCCAGGGAAAATGCCGTCCCCCTGTTTCCAATCTCTAAATTTCATTAATTCTTTAATCATATCTTCTAAAGTTATAAATTATATTCAAAATTTAACATAGGAGGTAAAAATGCTAAAATTTTTCCTTATCTCTTACATAACTTTAGAGTTTTCAAATGGACTTAAACTTATCTATGATAAAAGAGAAAAAAGTGATATATTCACATTTCTTGTTCTTGTAAATTCTGGAAGCTTTAATGAGGAAAAAGGCTGTGAAGGATTAACTCATTTCCTTGAACATATGTTATTTGATGGTAATGAAAAATTTTCAAGGGAAGAATTAAGAAAAAATTTTGATAAGTTTGGACTTTATGTTAATGCCTTTACAAGAGAAGATTACACTGCTTACTTTTTCTCAGGTCCTGATAAAAATTTTAAAGAAGGTATATACCTTTTATATTTAATGCTCTTTCAATCTAATTTTCCTGATAAGGAATTTGAAAAAGAAAAGGGTGTTGTGCTTCAAGAAATGTATCAGGACAGATCAAGAGAATATAACCTTATTAAAGAAAAAGTGGATTCAATAATTTATAAAGGGACAAATTATTCCCATCCTGTTATAGGTTATGAAAATACAATTAAAAATTTAAAAAAGGAAAAGGTTATTGAATTTTATAAAAAGTTTTATGTCCCAAATAATATGACAATTTTTGCAATGGGAGATATTGATGAAAAGGAATTAATTGATTTTTTAAAAAAAACCTTTGGAAATGAATTAACAAAGAAAATTATAATTGAGGAAAAGTTCCTGAGTTTAGAAAAATTTTGGGGTGAAAAAATATTTTTAGAAATTAAGGATATAAAAAACTCTTATATTTTTAAATATTTTGAAGCTCCGCCCCTTAATCATCCCTCATCTTTTTACTTTATTCTTTTAAATGAAATACTAAACTCAGATTTTGCTTTAAATAAACTGAAAGAAAAAAATAAAAAAATTTTGAATATATTATCAAGTTATGAATCAAGAAGGAAATTTGGAGTTTTTGGAATTAATTTAACCTTAAAAAGTTTAGAAAAAGATTCTATTTTTATGATAGAAAAAGAACTCGATGAATTCCTTAAAAGTTTCTTAGAAAATTTAAAAAAGGAGGATTTTGATAGAGTTAAAAATAAAATCTTAAAGGAAAAAATTTATGATGCACTTGATCCGGTTTACTCAGTATTTTATCTTACTGATTATCTCATATATGATGATCTTTATTTAAAAGATAAAATAATCAAAAGTATCAAAAACACAAATTTTGAAGATTTTTCAGATTTTTATAAAAATTTTATAAAAAATTCAAGAACAATTTTTGTTACACTTAAAAAAGAAGAGGAGGAAAGAAAAACCTTTCCTGAGGCAATTCATATACTTTTGAAAAACAGAATTTTATATGAACCTTATTCAAAAAACGGATTATCACAGGTTTTTTTCAGAGCTATTCTTAATGAAAAAATAAAAAAAATTATTGAAGAGGAAGGCTTTCAGGTTAAAACATACGATAATCCCTTTTTACCCTTTGATGATTATTATCACAGGAGAGATTTTGCTTATATAAGAATAACATTCCCCTCTGATAATAAAGAAAAAGTTAAAAAATTTTTATCAATTTTACTTAATCCAGAATTTGATACCCTTGATTTAAAAAAGGCAAAAAGCGATGCAATATTTGCAAAAAATATTTCACAGAATGACCCTTATGTCAGAGCATGGGAAGAATTTGAAAATAGATTGTTTAAAAATGAATTGAAAAGGTCTTTATATGGAGAAATATCTGAAATCGAAAGTATAGAAATTTCTGACCTTTATGAATATTCTAAAAAAATTTTAAATAAAGAAAATATGATAGTAACTTATGAATCAGAAAAAAAAGACAGTTTATTTGATAAGGAGATAAAAATTTTGGGTAAAAATACAGAAGGAGAAGAAATTGAATTGAATGATGAAATTTTTAATGATACAATTAAATTGAATTTAAAACAGAGTTATATAATTGGAGGTAGGGTTTTTAGTTTTAAAGATAGAAGGGAAATTTTAGATTATATTTCTCTTTCTCTTGTTTTAACAGATAGAATGCAGGAAATAATAAGAGAAAAAATGGGAGCATCTTATAGGTTATCCTCAGGAATTAAAATTTTTCCATCAAAAATTCTGTTTTATTATGAAATAGGTACTGATAAAGAAAAAATAAAAATTGTTGAGAAAACAATGGAAAATATCTTTGAGGACTTAAAAAGAAAGATTGATAAAGAAGAACTTGAAATTGCAATAAATTCTTTTGCTGGTAATATGACAAGAAGACTATCCAATCCTGAAACAAGAAGTTTTTACAAAGGTTTTTATATTTATTCAGGACTTTCTTACGATTTTGACAAATTTATGTTAGAAAATATTTTAAAGGTAAATTTAAAGGATATAAAAAGAATCACTCAAAAAGTCCTTACTTTTGAAGATTTTTCAAAGATTTATATAAAATAAATATATAAAAGGAGGCAGCCATGTTAAAAAAAATAATAATTTTCTCTATTCCAGGATTAATATTCTTGGGTTTCCAAGAAATAAAAGAAAAAGGAAACACTCCAAAACTATCTTGGACAGAAGGGCAAAGAGGATGGATTGAAGATGGATATAACCTTTGGACAGCTGTATTCCCTTTACCAAATTATAATGTAGGAATAGGAACATCAAATCCTTCTCAAAAATTAGAAGTAAATGGAAATATAAAAGCAAATTTAATTGCATCAGTTAGCGATGA
The sequence above is a segment of the candidate division WOR-3 bacterium genome. Coding sequences within it:
- the tsf gene encoding translation elongation factor Ts, with product MADISLNLIKELRERTGAGVMDCKKALLESNGDIEKAVEILRKIGIAKAEKKLDREAKEGIIEAYIHPGAKLGVLVELNCETDFVAKNEEFIKLAREIAMQIAAMNPIAVKRENIPVEIIEREKKIYEEQARESGKPENIIQKIVEGKMENFYKEKCLLEQSYIRDPSITVGDLIKQYITKFGENIVVKRFARFRIGEQ
- a CDS encoding insulinase family protein — protein: MLKFFLISYITLEFSNGLKLIYDKREKSDIFTFLVLVNSGSFNEEKGCEGLTHFLEHMLFDGNEKFSREELRKNFDKFGLYVNAFTREDYTAYFFSGPDKNFKEGIYLLYLMLFQSNFPDKEFEKEKGVVLQEMYQDRSREYNLIKEKVDSIIYKGTNYSHPVIGYENTIKNLKKEKVIEFYKKFYVPNNMTIFAMGDIDEKELIDFLKKTFGNELTKKIIIEEKFLSLEKFWGEKIFLEIKDIKNSYIFKYFEAPPLNHPSSFYFILLNEILNSDFALNKLKEKNKKILNILSSYESRRKFGVFGINLTLKSLEKDSIFMIEKELDEFLKSFLENLKKEDFDRVKNKILKEKIYDALDPVYSVFYLTDYLIYDDLYLKDKIIKSIKNTNFEDFSDFYKNFIKNSRTIFVTLKKEEEERKTFPEAIHILLKNRILYEPYSKNGLSQVFFRAILNEKIKKIIEEEGFQVKTYDNPFLPFDDYYHRRDFAYIRITFPSDNKEKVKKFLSILLNPEFDTLDLKKAKSDAIFAKNISQNDPYVRAWEEFENRLFKNELKRSLYGEISEIESIEISDLYEYSKKILNKENMIVTYESEKKDSLFDKEIKILGKNTEGEEIELNDEIFNDTIKLNLKQSYIIGGRVFSFKDRREILDYISLSLVLTDRMQEIIREKMGASYRLSSGIKIFPSKILFYYEIGTDKEKIKIVEKTMENIFEDLKRKIDKEELEIAINSFAGNMTRRLSNPETRSFYKGFYIYSGLSYDFDKFMLENILKVNLKDIKRITQKVLTFEDFSKIYIK
- the pyrH gene encoding UMP kinase gives rise to the protein MENKRILLKISGEVLGGGNFGLDSDSFLKVAEEIKEIHDLGFEIAVVVGGGNIIRGIQSKKLGIDRATADYMGMVATLINSLYLQSILEKMGKTTRVMSAIEIKQIAEPYIRRRAIRHLEKGRIVIFASGTGNPFFSTDTAAALRAIEIGAKYFLKGTKVDGIYSGDPMKDKNVKKYDRIDYDTIIKNDLRILDASAVALCKENNIEIIVFNITKRGMLKKVLLGENLGTLVTK
- the rpsI gene encoding 30S ribosomal protein S9; this encodes MSELILTSGGRKTARARLRLRPGTGKIWVNGKRPLEYFKREDLVIHAFEPLKVVQKEKDFDIAVKVEGGGLSGQAGAIRFALSRALVKYNEGFRAVLKSRGMLTRDSRIKERMKYGLTKRRRAHQYSKR
- the rplM gene encoding 50S ribosomal protein L13 — protein: MEKITPMSFKTVERKWHLVDATGQVLGRMATRIALLLMGKRKSGYSPHLDLGDFVVVINAEKVKVTGKKLKNKIYYHHSGYPGGLKQRTFKELLEKHPERIIELAVKRMLPKNRLGRKMLKRLKVYKGPEHPHQAQKPEPIALEKLK
- a CDS encoding M23 family metallopeptidase — translated: MKKGFIITIIPSESNGKVRSVFISPFLIKFLLFTFFSIFILNSVLLYHFFNFEIDKNKLNFLIKENETLSKKIEIMKIKNDSLTSKIEKLVDRINKLRSYAGLEPFEEDLLKMGIGGELLPREEKKVLEERIDYMLNLASEFEKKINEMENYVENKKKELEHTPSISPVGSGWIVSGYGYRRDPFTGKVKLHEGVDISSNYQSPVQATANGRVVFAGWKEGYGLTVEIDHGNGFKTKYAHNSRILVQVGQSVKRGEIIALMGSTGRATGVHVHYEVQLFNKPINPLNYIIPDHLYFD
- a CDS encoding lysophospholipid acyltransferase family protein translates to MKTSELWLQNNFFIRTIQGVFEIVYYFYIKTIKFKQIGNLPEKKALFCFWHRTFFPLIYFYRNKKIRILISTSRDGELLIKPLKKFGFIPVRGSSSKLGEKGFREMIKALKKEKLAAITPDGPKGPRETFKEGALFISYLSKTPIYLVGVAFNKKIELSSWDRFMIPLPFSRCTVYISSPIFIYNKKMIDSELFTNLLKEANDLAQKNLKRSQL
- the rpsB gene encoding 30S ribosomal protein S2 — its product is MVSPNAGELINTPNVNINIEELLQNGVHFGHRVYRWNPKMKEYIYGKKEGIHIINIHKTLQKLKEALEFVEKKGSEGAIPLFVCTKKQGKEIVKEYATKAGVYYVVERWPGGLLTNFETIKTRIEKMREIEKMKEDGRLEKYPKNEKQKILKVYEKLHKNLGGVKDMFELPQFLFIIDPVKEELAVKEAKKLNIPIVALIDTDGNPEIIDYPIPGNDDAMKSIEYITRLITDAYLRGKAKLKEEE
- a CDS encoding IS110 family transposase: MPKYFVGIDVSLNTIDMCVIDTEQKIIKQKRFTQNKEGFNEIFSLLHTLGNPQDLAIGMESTGNYHINLLHFLNKKNYNVTLINPLLIKKFLQSTTLRKTKTDKISAKIIALYLLRNPDKIKKDTTYDTIKLLARECEKLAQEIAKLKNKIKQITFNIFTELTHKYNIFTKTLLEFLLEVPSARCARELGEERITIIINRISQKKGRKLPLTAEEIIEIGNNTISIDDPNREEILKSSIRRLFQLEEEFSRLKIKLIKEAKNNYPEQMKILTSIPGMGELTAASFISEIPTINAMPNYKKVIAISGIDPVIQESGKFKGQYKISKHGNRHLRRTLWQITMGTILHTNMFRIYYKRKREEGMKHKKAIIATANKLLRILFTLLIRKNSFCDIPHPESPPISVPIFHS